From Coffea arabica cultivar ET-39 chromosome 9c, Coffea Arabica ET-39 HiFi, whole genome shotgun sequence, one genomic window encodes:
- the LOC113709671 gene encoding uncharacterized protein → MVILTCIRAIKDFYFATSSFQHLRYHNCSSEIKKIIFPQFSSHQRKYSTANGVLSPKVLPDEAYPILQSSGLQHWFKNWQELRKHKLTASTFSGAIGFWPKRRVQLWLEKIGAIEPFSGNLATCWSNIKEEEALERYKLITGNTVCFPDFQVYRKTNHEEDDWLAASPDGLVESLIYGLPSRGVLEVKCPFYDGDMTKAFPWRRIPLHYIPQAQGLMEILDRDWMDMYVWTVKGSSLFRMYRDPEYWDALKIALSDFWWKHVHPARELYTNSAISNPLFELRSFRPAPRHELCSFLVYESKRIVDNSRLIMREIHGKLVD, encoded by the coding sequence ATGGTAATTTTGACATGTATTAGAGCCATCAAGGACTTTTATTTTGCTACTTCCTCTTTTCAGCATTTGAGGTATCACAATTGCAGCAGTGAAATTAAAAAGATTATCTTCCCCCAGTTTTCCAGCCACCAAAGAAAGTATAGCACCGCCAATGGCGTCCTTTCTCCCAAAGTACTTCCTGATGAAGCATATCCTATTCTTCAATCCAGTGGTCTTCAGCACTGGTTCAAGAATTGGCAAGAATTGAGGAAGCATAAATTGACAGCGAGTACTTTTAGTGGGGCTATTGGTTTTTGGCCTAAAAGAAGAGTCCAACTATGGTTGGAGAAGATTGGGGCAATAGAACCATTTTCTGGTAATTTGGCTACATGTTGGAGTAACATCAAGGAAGAGGAAGCTCTTGAAAGATATAAGCTAATAACAGGGAACACTGTATGCTTTCCTGATTTTCAAGTTTATAGGAAAACCAACCATGAAGAAGATGACTGGCTTGCAGCTTCCCCAGATGGGCTAGTTGAGAGCCTTATTTATGGTTTGCCCTCTAGAGGGGTTCTGGAGGTCAAATGCCCTTTTTATGATGGGGATATGACTAAAGCTTTCCCATGGCGGCGGATCCCTCTCCACTATATTCCACAAGCTCAAGGTTTAATGGAGATACTGGACCGAGACTGGATGGACATGTATGTATGGACTGTTAAAGGAAGTAGTCTCTTTCGGATGTATCGAGATCCGGAATACTGGGATGCTCTTAAGATAGCTTTATCTGATTTTTGGTGGAAGCACGTTCATCCAGCAAGGGAATTGTACACAAATTCAGCAATCTCAAATCCGCTTTTTGAGTTAAGATCATTTAGGCCTGCACCAAGGCATGAATTATGTAGCTTTTTAGTTTATGAGAGTAAAAGGATCGTTGATAATTCCAGGTTAATAATGCGTGAGATTCATGGAAAATTGGTAGACTAA